From the genome of Aspergillus fumigatus Af293 chromosome 1, whole genome shotgun sequence, one region includes:
- a CDS encoding origin of replication complex subunit 5 family protein: protein MLCADNLRSISQRWPCREVQTRQLACLLGPGISSPSTVVVHGISATCKSTIVRAVLSALAVPHAIVRSTECITGRHLLTKILWATLEALGLKDEWEKFGKGRCEHVSTLAVLLAECLAPNAGKKTEKFVLVLDEIDRQREAPQTLLAALARLGEVIPSLCVVLILSSTPRPLFLQSAAVPHINFPPYTRKEATTIILNSESPPVYGLPQETAAKLYPHFVSAVYDSLVGPTASSIPTFRSICEKLWPQFVSPIVTGETAPGGNEWDFSRLLVKNRALFRQQGEAALVHHIVTEDSAPTTNGAGSSLLKPSLTAASAPSPLPSLPYFPTLILTSAYLASHTPQRLDTIFFSKFSSSSLSARNKRAHHRRRLKLLSQAQAEDARTAGQDPSTPGKKGKRQKTRITKSTLESAFATTSATTSGGAPGITGPSTILTARPFPLERLIAIYHAIDPNPPANPIRMTAVADAIYAELATLRRLRLVVPAAGRDSSSRMGASVGGSGSGNTTSDAGEKWCVNVSGDWIGEMAKGIGVEVGEWLAGGLD, encoded by the exons ATGCTCTGCGCGGATAATCTCCGGTCAATCAGCCAGCGATGGCCGTGTCGTGAGGTCCAGACCAGGCAGCTCGCCTGTCTTCTTGGA CCTGGGATATCTAGTCCGTCTACTGTTGTCGTCCACGGTATCTCCGCAACATGCAAGTCAACTATCGTCCGCGCCGTCCTCTCCGCCCTTGCGGTGCCGCACGCCATTGTTCGGAGCACAGAGTGTATTACGGGTCGTCATCTGCTGACGAAGATTCTTTGGGCGACGCTGGAGGCACTGGGGCTCAAGGATGAGTGGGAGAAGTTCGGAAAGGGCCGGTGCGAGCATGTTAGTACACTCGCGGTGCTACTTGCCGAGTGCCTCGCTCCGAATGCCGggaagaagacagagaagtTTGTGCTTGTGCTAGATGAGATCGATAGGCAGCGGGAGGCGCCGCAGACGcttcttgctgctctggccAGGCTTGGGGAGGTG ATCCCCTCACTATGTGTCGTTTTGATCCTCAGCTCGACACCGCGTCCTCTCTTCTTGCAGTCTGCCGCTGTTCCGCATATCAACTTCCCTCCATACACGCGCAAAGAGGCAACTACCATCATCCTGAACTCCGAATCACCGCCCGTCTACGGACTCCCTCAGGAAACCGCTGCGAAGCTATACCCCCATTTCGTATCTGCCGTCTATGACTCGCTGGTCGGGCCTACGGCCAGCTCGATACCTACCTTCCGGTCGATATGCGAGAAACTCTGGCCGCAGTTCGTCTCGCCAATCGTCACCGGTGAGACAGCCCCGGGAGGCAACGAATGGGACTTCTCCCGGCTGCTGGTCAAGAACCGCGCGCTGTTTCGCCAGCAAGGCGAAGCTGCGCTGGTACACCACATCGTCACCGAGGACTCAGCACCCACTACCAACGGTGCCGGCTCCAGCCTCCTCAAACCCTCGCTGACTGCAGCGTCTGCCCCCTCCCCGCTCCCTTCCCTCCCCTACTTCCCTACTTTAATCCTCACCTCCGCCTACCTCGCCTCACACACCCCGCAACGCCTCGAcacaatcttcttctccaaattctcctcgtcctcgctaTCGGCACGCAACAAGCGCGCCCATCACAGACGACGCCTGAAACTCCTCTCCCAGGCGCAAGCCGAAGACGCCAGAACAGCCGGCCAAGACCCCTCCACCCCCggcaagaagggcaagaggCAGAAGACGCGCATCACAAAGTCCACGCTCGAGTCCGCCTTCGCGACCACCTCCGCTACTACCTCCGGCGGCGCCCCTGGTATCACCGGCCCGTCTACTATCCTCACTGCCCGTCCGTTTCCCCTGGAGCGATTAATAGCTATCTACCACGCTATCGATCCGAATCCCCCTGCGAACCCCATCCGTATGACGGCTGTAGCTGATGCGATATACGCGGAGTTGGCTACTCTCCGGCGTCTGCGGCTGGTCGTGCCGGCAGCGGGTCGGGATAGCTCTAGTCGCATGGGGGCGAGTGTTGGGGGTTCGGGCAGCGGTAATACGACTTCTGATGCTGGTGAGAAATGGTGTGTTAATGTCTCCGGCGATTGGATTGGGGAAATGGCCAAAGGGATCGGAGTGGAAGTTGGGGAATGGCTAGCAGGTGGATTGGATTAA